CTCAGGGGGAAACGATCCGCGTCGCGATCGTGGAGGACGATCCGCAGCAGCTCGCGCTCGTTCGTCACACGCTCGCCGCCAACGCCGATCTGGAAGTCGTGGGCGCGTGGACGAGCGGGCGGACCGCGCTCGCATCGTTGATGGAAGCCAATTCTCTGGGGCGGCGCGCCGACGTCGTCCTGATCGACCTGGGGCTGCCGGACCTCTCGGGCGCCGAAGTGGCCCGACGCCTCGTCCAGCTCGCCGATCCGCCGGAGATCGTCGTCCTCACGGCTCATGGCGAGCGATCCATGGCGCTCGAGGCGCTCCATGCCGGAGCCTGCGGCTATCTGCTGAAGGGCAACACCGCCGAGCTCCCGGCGGCCGTGCGGATCGCCGCGGCAGGCGGATCGATCATCGCTCCCGCCATCGCCCGCTTCCTCCTCGAGGAGGTTCGCATCGCGGCGCGACCCGGCGAGGCGGGGATTCCTCTCGGCGAGTTCGAGCGCGGCGGTCTCGGGGGAGACGGCAACGCGG
The Vulgatibacter incomptus DNA segment above includes these coding regions:
- a CDS encoding response regulator — translated: MPQGETIRVAIVEDDPQQLALVRHTLAANADLEVVGAWTSGRTALASLMEANSLGRRADVVLIDLGLPDLSGAEVARRLVQLADPPEIVVLTAHGERSMALEALHAGACGYLLKGNTAELPAAVRIAAAGGSIIAPAIARFLLEEVRIAARPGEAGIPLGEFERGGLGGDGNADIRAQLTKREREVLALLAKGLTYDEAAKLLGISLGTIQSHVKSLYRKLDVTSKAEAAAEAVRRGLAWS